The Cryptococcus neoformans var. neoformans B-3501A chromosome 4, whole genome shotgun sequence genome has a window encoding:
- a CDS encoding hypothetical protein (Match to ESTs gb|CF193319.1|CF193319, gb|CF191898.1|CF191898, gb|CF190688.1|CF190688) has product MKVIVLGASGFIGHRVALAFVQAGHFVWGQTRSESIAASTLSPNEILPIVCDPHSPEGQKKWGDLAKDVDIVVDCIAASGPDNALASFKTFLSAVKDRQKWGPKPTYIYTAGHWVFSRGAGGLDKWTDERRPAKAALNSPTIWRNQVMEPVLSNENVNGIVIAPTCLYGRSGSYFAYYHFDAALAAMEKGQEEFETIAKDDSRLLTIHHDDLADLYVRVGERSPACKGQVFIAANPSPESLKEILNSVVRVTGLKGYKAKEATDAYEKFWVSTLLAKPSLGTALTGWRPKRLPLTDGMDIYWHSYVASKKREE; this is encoded by the exons ATGAAAGTTATCGTACTTGGTGCAAGCG GTTTTATCGGCCACCGAGTAGCTCTCGCGTTTGTTCAAGCTGGTCACTTTGTCTGGGGTCAAACTCGTTCGGAATCCATTGCGGCTAGCACGTTGTCCCCAAACGAAATCTTGCCCATTGTATGCGACCCTCACTCTCCCGAGGGTCAGAAAAAATGGGGAGATCTGGCTAAAGACGTTGATATTG TGGTTGATTGCATTGCTGCTTCGGGGCCTGATAACGCCCTTGCTTCGTTCAAAACTTTCCTGTCTGCCGTCAAAGATCGACAAAAATGGGGCCCTAAGCCGACTTATATCTATACAGCTGGGCACTGGGTCTTCTCCAGGGGTGCAGGTGGACTTGATAAATGGACGGACGAGCGACGTCCTGCCAAGGCTGCGCTGAACAGTCCAACCATTTGGCGCAACCAGGTTATGGAGCCTGTATTAAGTA ATGAGAATGTCAACGGCATCGTCATTGCTCCCACATGCCTTTATGGTCGATCTGGCTCTTATTTTGCTTACTACCATTTCGATGCTGCCTTGGCTGCTATGGAAAAGGGTCAGGAGGAGTTTGAAACTATAGCGAAGGATGATTCCAGGCTTTTGACTATCCACCATGATGATCTGGCCGATCTTTATGTGCGTGTTGGAGAAAGG TCTCCTGCTTGTAAAGGCCAAGTCTTCATTGCCGCTAATCCAAGTCCCGAGTCTTTGAAGGAGATTCTCAACTCAGTAGTCCGAGTTACCGGTTTGAAAGGGTATAAAGCCAAGGAAGCGACTGATG CGTATGAAAAGTTTTGGGTGTCCACCTTGCTAGCAAAACCTTCTCTGGGGACTGCATTGACCGGTTGGCGTCCCAAGCGCCTGCCTCTGACGGACGGGATGGATATCTACTGG CACTCGTATGTTGCAAGcaagaaaagagaggagtAG
- a CDS encoding hypothetical protein (HMMPfam hit to PCI, PCI domain, score: 73.7, E(): 4.6e-19) — MSLNTRKQERDFTAEVEALQAEAEQLAKNGKLEEAIEKITVLEKQTRNASDMSSTSTLLVLIARLCWEANNLDQLNNQLALMSKKHGQLKEPVVRMVDEAMAWLPALKEQKEQGNFRSGKDRWLELVKTLRDITEGKIFLELQRARLTVMLSAYHEALAETAPKEAPPTPETSPSTKPEDKDKSKAEPVTAKEHLDVAADLLSDLQVETYSTMDKREKTEFILEQMRLESMRGNWVRVRVGSRKINRVYLKDKDTQDIKLRYYDLMVQLALQDDEYLEACQAYQEVWDTEEVKNDSAKELSVIENIMIYVVLASYNNEQSDMLHKLYANTALQKAPLHFDLLKCFVTKELMRWSGIEGIYGPALRQSPIFAPGSTLGKKIGVTEKSQKDAEKFDNPGDARWDQLHKRIIEHNIRVIASYYTRITIQRLTELLDLPLLTTERTLCKLVTDKSVYARIDRPAGIVDFRKKRNVNDVLNAWSGDVSKVLDLVEKTSHLVSKEYAMHEAVKGKKISA, encoded by the exons ATGTCTCTCAACACTAGAAAGCAGGAAAGAGATTTCACGGCCGAGGTGGAAGCGCTCCAGGCTGAGGCGGAGCAGCTAGCAAAG AATGgcaagcttgaagaagccatTGAGAAGATTACAGTTTTAGAAAAGCAGACCCGTAATGCGTCCGACATGTCCTCCACCTCTACTCTCCTCGTTCTTATCGCCCGTTTATGCTGGGAAGCCAACAATCTGGACCAGCTGAATAATCAACTGGCCCTCATGTCTAAGAAACACGGACAACTGAAAGAACCTGTCGTGAGAATGGTAGATGAAGCAATGGCGTGGTTGCCTGCGTTAAAGGAGCAGAAAGAACAGGGCAATTTTCGGAGTGGAAAGGATAGATGGTTGGAGCTGGTTAAGACATTGAGAGATATCACGGAGGGCAAG ATCTTCTTGGAACTTCAAAGGGCAAGGTTGACTGTCATGCTCTCAGCGTATCACGAAGCACTTGCTGAGACTGCGCCCAAAGAAGCTCCAC CAACCCCTGAAACTTCGCCGTCCACTAAGCCtgaggacaaggacaaaTCCAAGGCCGAGCCTGTTACTGCTAAAGAACATCTTGACGTCGCGGCGGACCTCCTGTCTGACTTACAAGTTGAGACCTATTCAACTATGGATAAGCGTGAAAAAACCGAGTT CATCCTGGAACAAATGAGATTAGAGAGTATGAGAGGCAATTGGGTGCGAGTCAGAGTTGGATCGAGGAAGATCAACCGGGTCTATTTAAAGGACAAGGACACCCAG GATATTAAGTTGCGATATTATGATTTGATGGTGCAATTGGCTTTGCAAGACGACGAATATCTTGAAGCTTGTCAAGCTTATCAAGAAGTATGGGATACAGAAGAAGTTAAGAATGACTCAGCGAAAGAACTCAGT GTCATCGAGAATATCATGATTTACGTTGTTCTTGCATCCTATAACAACGAGCAATCCGACATGCTCCATAAGTTGTATGCCAACACTGCTCTACAAAaagctcctcttcattt CGATCTCCTAAAATGCTTTGTTACGAAGGAACTGATGCGCTGGTCCGGAATTGAAGGCATCTATGGCCCTGCTCTTCGTCAGTCTCCTATTTTTGCACCCGGGTCAACACTaggcaagaagattggcGTCACCGAGAAATCCCAGAAGGACGCCGAGAAGTTTGACAACCCTGGTGATGCTCGATGGGATCAGTTGCACAAGCGGATTATCGAACAT AACATTCGGGTTATAGCTTCATATTACACCCGCATAACCATACAGCGGCTCACAGAACTTCTCGACCTCCCCTTACTCACCACCGAACGGACACTCTGCAAGCTCGTGACTGACAAGAGTGTTTATGCCCGAATTGATCGCCCGGCGGGTATTGTCGATTtcagaaagaagagaaatgtGAACGATGTACTGAATGCATGGAGCGGAGATGTCAGCAAGGTGCTTGACTTGGTGGAGAAGACTAGTCATCTGGTCTCCAAGGAGTACGCAATGCATGAGGCAGTCAAGGGTAAAAAGATTTCAGCATAG
- a CDS encoding hypothetical protein (HMMPfam hit to Ank, Ankyrin repeat, score: 81.4, E(): 2.3e-21) has protein sequence MRSPSKRGDLEAKYDVVLDFPNLELHSAAASGNVGLVHYALTHGQPVNSVLHGVLPLHAACSGGSLSVVRMLIEQGADVNAPRLPRRYSDGKKGTAPSVGTAGSTPLHFAAANGHAPIVQMLLACGADPSKPDKNGHTPEDLARLSSHENVVRVLHAFQRLQTLDAESRSSKSEVTEPLSPRESHTNLEQAEQASAVVGSRKGKERAFSLSSVKSDGSSAVRMKKSVEALWKRGSKTSMTSATEQTHTHHHRAPPPPRLCLPGEFSTPLDKLSSPFEIDTPTSPSPQKGDHNPLCNSAPPSTNGSDGSPKSLNRQLSNDSQSNLSSIALHSPPARTPSTPRSRHNSLSSHRPSLPSIIEKAAHPGQTFRAAMKGHQDKDDGLHTALSGGSKSRGRFSHGDLKKSTKHQAHHHVHGLKNFFRLGTNRERSPSPPAKNEFAKPIAGEELDLGMERLKRASLDLERRDIPTLDDRSQGSTSAPPTKSKFFEEESSTFDSSLTSSSTSSSQLPAVFQPPRLPPRRNSPPASVTPVINVVPSLRPRTGSEVIAPSPLANEWADNDSDGQRDTFKGIRRARTEVIRQPLSSPRPNSPTEKYSPTSPGKPRAYTLPGLSTPISNSKPSVNGIGKTDDLDLRKMAAEGSIRECEKKKDQEEKGGDAEDEEGDGEEWHDALTTGDDEERALQEGHDEIIRLTASDNADIRSASLRSRASKSGRIRSGSIGSVTTDASHISSPPSTFRISNISDDPDPLRRPKPAPLPQPSLRADSRVRGFSISSNSSGASAAAHSNLQTVSTPSTSLTLPSALSVTQPVSGVVVSGGSGGFPPVPEHEAVSHPSIRRRLTSRTISSQAEAQEAMKQSENEILQLAQLPPSLDSSRDLAAVLAAYGESHEMVKKFAEEERKEQEDQDEAFNVRTTVEGDQESFHTADSGRTKTSKISLDSKGATSPDRGSVGKQLPSPLTPLIGVDVPRNNSHLSSIYDKRAAAYRERMTALTSAPLPSLASVSHHQRPPSVSRTSRQRASSAHETWLDVGPKSRLRSASGNLPMGHSIHGGGFRDRSNPTSATTSEIGDEKAEGEEGEERYPHISGPVPVMSNVQPGQRTRRGSNASTASHKAHNYTLPPSIHPQPSRKGLSAGTRKYTPAANSGGTAIGLGPLAPTPYASLFSHRFSGQPLNDDESDDEEQENGDFTVIENDWRGGRVISLDEVGAGTEKKKWNGLKKLGRHHK, from the exons ATGCGGTCACCGAGTAAGCGGGGGGATCTCGAGGCCAAGTACGATGTCGTACTAGACT TTCCCAATCTCGAACTTCACTCGGCGGCAGCAAGTGGCAACGTCGGTCTTGTTCACTATGCACTCACCCACGGGCAACCTGTAAACTCGGTCTTGCATGGAGTGTTACCCCTGCACGCGGCATGTTCTGGTGGAAGTCTTAGTGTGGTCCGAATGTTAATTGAACAAGGGGCGGATGTCAACGCCCCCAGGCTGCCAAGAAGGTATAGTGatggcaagaagggcaCAGCGCCGAGTGTCGGTACTGCTG GTTCAACCCCATTGCATTTTGCAGCTGCAAACGGACACGCTCCCATTGTCCAAATGCTTCTGGCGTGCGGTGCAGATCCTTCTAAACCAGACAAGAATGGGCACACACCCGAAGATCTTGCTCGACTGAGCAGTCACGAGAACGTGGTGCGCGTACTACATGCTTTTCAGCGATTGCAAACTTTGGACGCGGAGAGTAGGTCATCCAAGTCCGAAGTTACCGAGCCGCTGAGTCCCAGAGAGTCACATACCAATCTGGAGCAAGCTGAGCAAGCTTCGGCCGTTGTGGGATCtaggaaagggaaggaaagggcaTTTAGTCTGTCTAGTGTCAAATCTGACGGAAGCAGCGCTGtgcggatgaagaaaagcgTAGAAGCATtgtggaagagaggttCGAAAACGTCTATGACTTCGGCAACAGAACAAACGCACACACACCATCATCGTGCTCCCCCACCGCCTAGATTATGCCTGCCGGGCGAGTTCTCGACACCTCTTGATAaactctcttccccttttgAGATAGACACCCCCACCTCCCCCTCACCGCAAAAGGGAGACCATAACCCTCTTTGTAATAGCGCCCCGCCTTCCACCAATGGAAGCGATGGAAGCCCGAAATCACTCAACCGACAGCTCAGCAATGACTCCCAAAGCAatctttcctccattgCACTCCATTCCCCACCAGCGCGAACGCCTTCTACTCCGCGGAGCAGGCATAactctctttcttctcatcgtCCATCTTTACCGTCTATCATTGAGAAGGCTGCCCATCCAGGACAGACGTTTCGTGCTGCCATGAAAGGGCATCAAGACAAAGACGACGGGCTTCACACTGCTTTATCGGGAGGTTCAAAATCCCGTGGTCGATTCTCTCATGGCGATCTCAAAAAATCAACCAAACAccaagctcatcatcatgtccATGGTCTAAAGAATTTCTTTCGTTTGGGCACGAATCGTGAGCGTTCGCCAAGCCCACCTGCAAAAAATGAATTTGCCAAACCGATCGCTGGGGAAGAGCTTGATCTGGGCATGGAGAGGTTAAAAAGAGCTAGTTTAGACTTGGAACGCAGAGATATCCCTACACTGGACGACAGGTCGCAGGGATCGACTTCTGCCCCTCCAACAAAATCAAAAttctttgaagaagaatctTCGACTTTTGATTCCTCTCTCACGAGTTCATCAACCTCGTCGTCTCAATTGCCCGCGGTTTTTCAACCGCCACGCTTACCCCCTCGCCGAAACTCTCCTCCTGCGTCAGTCACGCCAGTTATTAACGTTGTACCTTCATTGCGGCCCCGTACCGGTAGTGAAGTCATTGCACCCAGCCCATTAGCCAACGAGTGGGCTGACAACGATTCAGACGGACAGAGAGACACATTTAAGGGTATTCGAAGAGCTAGAACGGAAGTCATTAGGCAGCCCTTGTCTAGTCCCCGTCCCAATTCTCCTACGGAAAAATATTCGCCCACCTCGCCGGGCAAGCCTCGCGCCTACACTCTCCCTGGACTTTCCACTCCTATTTCAAACAGTAAGCCGTCAGTGAATGGCATCGGGAAGACGGACGACCTTGATCTTAGAAAAATGGCAGCTGAGGGGTCAATTAGAGAATgtgagaagaaaaaggatcaggaggaaaagggaggggatgctgaggatgaagaaggagacggagaagaatggCACGATGCGCTTACGACAGGGGACGACGAAGAACGCGCATTGCAAGAGGGCCATGATGAGATAATTCGATTGACGGCTTCGGACAATGCAGACATTCGATCGGCCTCTCTTCGTTCCAGGGCGAGTAAAAGTGGCCGAAtcagaagcggaagcatCGGTTCCGTCACGACGGATGCCTCTCACATATCGTcacctccttcaacctTCCGAATATCTAATATCTCAGACGACCCTGATCCACTCAGGCGACCGAAACCCGCACCACTCCCACAGCCTTCCTTGCGTGCAGATTCGCGCGTAAGAGGTTTCTCCATATCATCTAACTCCTCCGGTGCGTCTGCTGCCGCCCACTCTAATCTTCAGACGGTATCTACGCCTTCGACCAGTTTGACACTTCCGTCGGCCTTATCTGTCACTCAGCCGGTCTCTGGCGTAGTTGTgagtggtggaagtggtGGATTCCCACCTGTACCAGAGCATGAAGCAGTCTCCCATCCTTCGATTCGACGACGTTTGACGTCTAGGACTATATCGTCCCAAGCCGAAGCTCAGGAAGCGATGAAACAGAGTGAAAATGAAATACTACAGCTAGCTCAATTACCGCCTAGCCTAGACTCGTCGAGAGACTTGGCAGCAGTGTTGGCAGCATATGGGGAAAGTCATGAGATGGTCAAAAAGTttgcggaagaggagagaaaagaacagGAGGATCAGGACGAGGCATTCAATGTTAGAACTACTGTGGAGGGAGATCAGGAGAGTTTTCATACTGCCGATTCAGGGCGAACGAAAACAAGCAAGATCAGCTTAGACAGCAAGGGAGCAACATCGCCTGATAGAGGCAGCGTTGGGAAACAGCTGC CCTCTCCGTTGACACCTTTAATTGGTGTTGATGTCCCGAGAAATAATTCTCACTTGTCCAGCATCTACGACAAACGTGCCGCTGCCTATCGTGAGCGCATGACTGCCCTCACTTCAgcacctcttccatctcttgcTTCGGTATCTCATCACCAGAGACCCCCATCCGTATCACGAACCAGCCGGCAACGAGCCAGCTCAGCTCATGAGACGTGGCTGGACGTTGGGCCTAAAAGCCGTTTGCGATCGGCATCTGGCAATTTGCCGATGGGTCACAGCATCCATGGAGGTGGTTTTCGAGATAGGAGCAACCCCACTTCAGCTACGACAAGCGAAATCGGTGATGAAAAGgcagagggagaagagggggaagaacGATATCCCCATATCTCCGGCCCCGTGCCGGTAATGTCCAATGTTCAGCCTGGTCAACGAACTCGAAGAGGATCTAATGCTAGCACCGCATCACACAAAGCTCACAATTACACACTCCCGCCATCGATCCACCCTCAGCCCTCCCGCAAAGGTCTCTCAGCAGGTACCCGCAAGTACACCCCGGCCGCCAACTCTGGTGGAACTGCCATCGGTCTGGGACCTTTAGCCCCCACACCATATGCCTCGTTATTTTCACATAGATTTAGTGGACAACCGCtcaacgacgacgagagcgacgacgaggagCAAGAAAATGGTGATTTTACAGTAATCGAGAACGATTGGCGCGGTGGTAGAGTGATTAGCCTAGACGAAGTCGGAGCGGGgacggaaaagaagaagtggaacGGGCTAAAGAAGTTAGGAAGACACCATAAATAG